CTACGCAGAGTCAAATTCTACGATGAAGAAAACAAAAAATACATTGTTGTACTTACAAACAACATGGAGCTTATCTCTACTGACATTGCATTGTTGTATCGCTATCGATGGAATGTAGAAATTTTTTTCAGATGGATTAAGCAGCATCTCAAAATAAAATCTTTTTGGGGTACAACAGAAAATGCTGTCAAGATTCAAATCTATATTGCAATCATTACATACACTCTGGTGGCAATAATAAAAAGTAAACTAAATCTTGAAAAATCAATTTACGAAATATTACAGATATTAAGCTTCTCATTAATTGACAAAACACCTATTATTGAGCTGTTTACAAATCAAAATTACCAAGATGTCAAAGAACTAAATTATAATCAACTGAAGCTCTTTTAGTTTAAAGTGGACGCTATTGTATTGAAATATTTACTTTATTTGCTCCTACTTTATAAAATATAAACCTGAAGTTATTTTCTATGAAAAAATACGTTTTCAGTAAAGATACGCTGCTGGCAACAATATTTACATTTATTGTAATAGGCCTGTTGGGTTTGCTGGTAATTAACATCTCAGCATTCAATCCCTTTGTAAAGGCCTTTAAAGACTTTGATTTTATGAATATTTATTATTCGAAAATCAGAACCCATCAGGGAACGCTGGATACAAATATTGTCGTGGTTAACGTAGGACATTTAAAAAGGGATTCTATCGGTTTGATGTTACAAAAAATAAACGAACAAAGTCCGAAAATTATCGGGTTTGATATTTTTATTGCTGAACAAAAAGAAAAAAAATCTGATTCTGTTTTAAAACAAGC
This is a stretch of genomic DNA from Bacteroidales bacterium. It encodes these proteins:
- a CDS encoding IS4 family transposase codes for the protein MNALDFLDYEKGGFYIFDRAYVDFYRLNKIHREKVFFIVRAKNSLKFKRMYSSPVNKQSIVCSDQIGRLTGFYSLKNYPEKLRRVKFYDEENKKYIVVLTNNMELISTDIALLYRYRWNVEIFFRWIKQHLKIKSFWGTTENAVKIQIYIAIITYTLVAIIKSKLNLEKSIYEILQILSFSLIDKTPIIELFTNQNYQDVKELNYNQLKLF